The Lactobacillus sp. ESL0680 genome has a segment encoding these proteins:
- a CDS encoding SLAP domain-containing protein — translation MKLSKKITIILAAVLLSSPILSMLEPQNVQAISKTKKNTITVIDDPFIYKANGKRYRYYNNIPGIRIINTDNQGYAYLDCDYDTTDIAYTGRTAFIHGTKYYQIAHNAYIKAKYVMAVNGKQLQKGKLLLNHASNIYNKNGKKVGKTLAKNTLVKYAGKIKTTTTIPKYFYYQNSKKQSYLPTHKIKGQDYYALGNNRYLNAKNVGKINGQIARYNGITTAIVTKNTHTQYISNRNTSRKLKKGQKVTIDRCVSPWAEDFDGYIYHLHDCPNEYLDESLLKIRNDLPIADYDDMAYRTFTSISDKPIQLYSSMGKELSTLTPLKDETISADGLFYIWDNKTQKAELYYHLFRKNHDIISASDPDRLTFNNSFVKADAIKFDNNYITLQPLNTPESAKSDQVEASSSDKKELEQVFMDGQNTLSAIAIDAGLKNNYENALAIAAVTLRSSSVSRGEVKEVTWLVKTTKEQLNSLYFEDWS, via the coding sequence ATGAAACTAAGTAAAAAAATAACTATTATTCTAGCTGCTGTACTACTCAGCAGTCCTATCTTATCAATGCTTGAGCCACAGAATGTCCAAGCTATTAGTAAAACCAAGAAAAATACCATCACAGTTATCGATGATCCGTTTATCTACAAGGCCAACGGCAAGCGTTATCGCTACTATAACAACATACCAGGAATACGTATTATTAATACCGACAATCAAGGCTACGCTTACCTAGATTGTGACTATGACACTACTGATATTGCATACACGGGACGAACCGCTTTTATTCACGGAACAAAATACTACCAAATTGCCCACAATGCTTACATTAAGGCAAAGTATGTTATGGCAGTTAATGGTAAGCAGCTGCAAAAAGGCAAGTTGCTGCTCAACCACGCGTCTAATATTTACAACAAAAACGGAAAAAAGGTAGGAAAAACTTTAGCCAAAAATACTTTGGTTAAGTATGCTGGTAAAATAAAAACCACTACTACAATTCCCAAGTACTTTTACTATCAAAATTCTAAAAAACAAAGTTACCTGCCAACTCATAAAATTAAGGGCCAAGATTATTATGCGCTGGGAAACAACCGCTATCTAAATGCTAAGAATGTTGGTAAAATCAATGGCCAAATTGCTCGTTATAACGGCATTACAACCGCAATAGTTACTAAGAATACCCATACGCAATACATCTCTAATCGCAACACTAGTCGTAAGCTTAAAAAGGGTCAAAAAGTAACAATCGATCGGTGCGTTAGCCCTTGGGCAGAAGACTTTGACGGTTACATCTACCATTTACATGATTGTCCTAATGAATATCTTGATGAAAGCTTGCTCAAGATTAGGAATGATTTGCCAATTGCTGATTATGACGACATGGCCTATCGCACTTTTACCTCTATTTCTGATAAGCCAATCCAGCTTTATTCATCTATGGGTAAGGAATTATCTACATTAACCCCGCTAAAAGATGAAACAATCAGTGCTGATGGCTTATTCTATATTTGGGATAATAAAACCCAAAAAGCTGAGTTGTACTATCACTTATTCCGAAAAAATCATGACATAATTTCCGCGTCTGATCCTGACCGTCTAACTTTTAACAACAGTTTTGTTAAAGCCGACGCAATCAAATTTGATAACAACTACATTACTCTTCAGCCGTTAAACACGCCGGAAAGTGCCAAATCCGATCAAGTAGAAGCAAGTTCCAGCGACAAAAAGGAATTAGAGCAGGTATTTATGGATGGTCAAAATACTTTGAGCGCCATAGCAATTGATGCAGGACTTAAAAATAATTACGAAAATGCTTTAGCAATTGCCGCAGTTACTCTAAGATCATCTTCTGTTAGCCGCGGTGAAGTTAAAGAGGTTACTTGGCTTGTTAAAACAACAAAAGAACAACTTAATTCACTTTACTTCGAAGATTGGAGTTAA
- a CDS encoding BspA family leucine-rich repeat surface protein, protein MKVTTFKKNRLILLITAITLLGFGSMAVNTTSVNADSANSNTTDFSGLWSGQDGQCDWSYDIVTRTLTISSSSRGSQLSTKVLSGQISGLIPWSGWIEHINFATPVSLAINSGGKFSYLYNLKTIDNFNLVDTSRVVNMAELFSDDENLYKLDLSNLNTSKAANMTNMFNSDKKLTQVDLSKLDTSHVPSAKKKGMFDNSGLVPNTDSVQHSKSAHAGKK, encoded by the coding sequence ATGAAAGTAACAACTTTTAAGAAAAATAGGTTAATCTTACTAATTACGGCAATAACCTTGTTGGGCTTTGGCAGTATGGCGGTAAATACTACCAGTGTTAATGCTGACAGTGCGAATTCTAATACCACTGACTTTTCTGGCTTGTGGAGCGGACAAGATGGGCAATGTGATTGGTCTTACGATATTGTAACTAGGACTTTAACAATTAGTTCAAGCAGTCGCGGGTCACAGTTAAGTACTAAAGTTTTGAGTGGGCAGATAAGTGGTCTTATTCCTTGGAGTGGTTGGATTGAACACATAAATTTTGCTACACCAGTTAGCTTGGCAATTAATTCTGGGGGTAAATTTAGTTATCTGTATAATTTAAAAACGATTGATAATTTTAACCTTGTTGATACTAGTAGAGTTGTCAATATGGCCGAATTGTTTAGTGATGATGAAAACCTGTATAAGTTGGATTTAAGTAACCTTAATACCAGCAAGGCAGCCAACATGACTAATATGTTTAATAGTGATAAAAAGCTAACGCAAGTTGATCTGAGTAAGCTTGATACTAGTCACGTGCCATCTGCTAAGAAAAAAGGAATGTTTGATAATTCGGGCTTAGTTCCGAATACAGATAGTGTCCAGCACAGTAAAAGTGCTCATGCCGGTAAAAAATAA
- a CDS encoding DUF4097 family beta strand repeat-containing protein produces MKLGKSKKYIIVLIALAVIVIAGVSIHNSGYTRTSNTEQVSTKHIKHKQRTRVISPAEFNKISINVSATDIAVRSGNKYQVKIMDTKDTNVSSQVKQDTLIIRDHGPGRPFGDAGWANQGLKLKVLITIPTNQVLSAVIANCLDGDFSLKDVQLQTLKFRSDTGDFKLADTQPEKLNIKTDSGDSKLSHVVIKQDCKFKTDSGDSKLSHVVIKQDGKFKTDSGDLTVLHSQLKNFFCKGNSDVNITNSKLSGYNTYDLSGDFNLHQASKKDNYQLMTDEGEVKFFGNNCGNKFSKKNSSNDNLIKVENDYGDILIN; encoded by the coding sequence ATGAAACTAGGTAAGTCGAAAAAATACATCATTGTACTTATTGCACTGGCTGTAATTGTTATTGCTGGTGTTAGTATTCATAATTCGGGTTATACTAGAACTAGTAATACAGAGCAAGTAAGTACAAAGCATATCAAACATAAGCAGCGTACGCGCGTTATTTCACCAGCTGAATTTAATAAAATAAGTATCAATGTTTCGGCAACAGATATTGCTGTTCGTAGCGGCAATAAGTATCAAGTTAAAATAATGGATACTAAAGATACCAATGTATCATCACAAGTTAAGCAAGATACATTAATAATACGTGACCACGGTCCCGGACGTCCTTTTGGTGATGCTGGCTGGGCTAATCAGGGATTAAAATTAAAAGTTTTGATTACTATTCCAACTAATCAGGTGCTATCAGCAGTTATCGCTAATTGTTTAGATGGAGATTTTAGCTTGAAGGATGTCCAGTTACAGACTTTAAAGTTCAGATCTGATACAGGCGATTTCAAATTAGCAGATACTCAACCAGAAAAATTAAATATTAAAACTGATTCTGGCGATAGTAAATTATCACATGTTGTAATTAAGCAAGATTGCAAGTTTAAAACTGATTCTGGCGATAGTAAATTATCACATGTTGTAATTAAGCAAGATGGTAAGTTTAAAACTGATTCCGGTGATTTAACAGTGTTACATTCACAATTGAAGAATTTCTTCTGTAAAGGTAATAGCGATGTGAATATTACTAATAGTAAATTATCTGGTTATAATACATATGATCTTTCAGGTGATTTTAACTTACATCAGGCTTCTAAAAAAGATAATTATCAGTTGATGACAGATGAAGGTGAAGTTAAATTTTTTGGGAATAATTGTGGCAATAAATTTAGTAAGAAGAATTCAAGTAATGATAATCTAATCAAAGTTGAAAATGATTATGGTGATATTCTGATTAATTAA
- a CDS encoding SLAP domain-containing protein, translated as MKEKKVNQILKLVFGASLMICGLSYPQQVAHADSLVNQDSPIIDYNAFNPEALPKGQEETIPTGTTITQDSETAKLSLANWQDMPDGTSFVWHSKPTTIINGLVDGTVNVVLPDGTTKAVNVKVLIAGQKQIKLKHDTYVFNANGQRLNSLILKADSTVNINGTKKVNGHNFYLLDEKHYLPVKNFKVSKKNQITSPKNTKRVMHSTYLYNNKGHRANAIILKAGSRVKVHKINEDTIENKNAHYASGRSFYLIDNDFYIPASNVSGRGITWNDKAITLYDTKGNPRGKIPAHTPYNIYGDPIKVKNTSYYIVGKGKLIKVKW; from the coding sequence ATGAAAGAAAAAAAGGTCAACCAGATCCTCAAACTTGTCTTTGGTGCAAGCCTGATGATTTGCGGTTTAAGCTATCCTCAGCAAGTTGCTCACGCCGACAGCCTAGTAAATCAAGACTCGCCAATAATTGATTATAATGCATTTAATCCTGAGGCCTTGCCCAAAGGACAAGAAGAAACTATCCCAACTGGTACTACTATCACCCAAGATTCAGAAACTGCTAAGTTAAGTCTAGCTAATTGGCAAGACATGCCCGATGGTACAAGCTTTGTTTGGCATAGTAAACCCACCACTATTATTAATGGCCTTGTAGACGGTACTGTCAACGTTGTTCTACCCGACGGTACGACTAAAGCCGTTAACGTCAAAGTGTTAATCGCCGGACAAAAGCAGATTAAACTCAAGCACGATACGTACGTATTCAACGCTAATGGTCAACGCCTTAACAGTTTAATTTTAAAAGCTGATTCAACTGTTAACATCAATGGCACCAAAAAAGTTAACGGACATAATTTTTATCTTCTAGATGAGAAACATTACTTACCCGTTAAAAATTTCAAAGTTAGCAAGAAAAACCAAATTACATCTCCTAAGAACACTAAGCGTGTCATGCACAGTACTTACTTATATAACAACAAAGGTCACCGCGCAAACGCGATAATTTTAAAGGCTGGTTCACGAGTTAAAGTTCATAAAATTAACGAAGATACTATCGAAAATAAAAACGCACATTACGCTAGTGGACGGTCCTTTTACTTAATTGATAACGACTTCTATATACCAGCAAGTAATGTTAGCGGCCGCGGAATTACTTGGAATGATAAAGCAATAACTCTTTATGACACTAAGGGTAACCCACGCGGCAAAATTCCAGCACATACACCATACAATATCTATGGCGATCCAATTAAAGTCAAGAACACATCTTACTACATTGTTGGTAAGGGCAAATTAATTAAAGTAAAGTGGTAA
- the walK gene encoding cell wall metabolism sensor histidine kinase WalK — protein MKKLKSKFKHLFISINTTLAIVFMAMIIAMIEVIGAYFTRQLEQSSIESFQSSIQVPPIVTNQLSLQLLRDNKRSSTSLNRIVNDYSNGTNTISEIIVVDNKDIIRAVSNLNDKSRIGQRVNNLLVKQVTSTGRQETKVINDNDNYMVQVTPLNAGNGSANTVGAIYVRASMQGVFNNLRNISFMFLVTSLIAALMGAVLSLVVSHAITKPIEEMQGQALNIADGDYSSQVKIYSNDELGQLGQAFNTLSVRIERSQEESESEQRRLDSVLSHMSDGVLATDRHGNVSVVNQMALNFLNTTKEAIINKPIATVLGLEETSQDLISNQKGIVITLNQGTRDEVILHASFSLIKRVTGFVSGSVCVLHDITEQQKNENSQKQFVSNVSHELRTPLTSLHAYIETLNEGAWKDPDVAPQFLQVTQEETERMIRMINELLSLSRMDRGVSKVDFEWVNFNDFVAHILDRFDMIVKTDTKEGKKKYTIKRELGTQALWVEIDTDKMAQVIDNIMNNAIKYSPDGGTITVKLKREQNRLLLSITDQGLGIPREDLNKIFDRFYRVDKARSRAQGGTGLGLAIAKEIVVAHHGQIWASSSEGKGSTFHIALPYEPMSEEDDWDEI, from the coding sequence ATGAAGAAACTCAAAAGCAAATTTAAACATCTATTTATTTCGATTAATACCACACTCGCAATTGTCTTTATGGCGATGATTATTGCCATGATTGAAGTGATTGGGGCGTACTTTACCAGACAATTGGAACAAAGCAGCATTGAAAGCTTCCAGTCGTCAATTCAAGTCCCACCGATTGTCACCAACCAATTGTCGCTGCAATTGTTGCGCGATAATAAGCGCTCAAGTACCAGCTTGAACCGGATTGTTAATGATTATAGCAATGGTACTAACACGATTAGTGAGATTATCGTGGTTGATAATAAGGATATTATTCGCGCAGTATCGAATTTGAACGATAAAAGTCGAATTGGTCAGCGGGTTAATAACCTGCTGGTTAAGCAGGTCACGTCAACGGGCCGCCAGGAAACCAAAGTAATTAATGATAATGACAATTATATGGTGCAAGTTACGCCGCTGAATGCGGGTAATGGGTCGGCCAATACTGTTGGCGCCATTTATGTGCGGGCCTCAATGCAGGGTGTCTTTAACAATTTGCGTAATATTTCCTTTATGTTTTTGGTGACGTCATTAATCGCGGCCTTAATGGGGGCAGTACTATCCTTAGTCGTGTCACATGCGATTACCAAGCCGATTGAAGAAATGCAGGGGCAGGCCTTAAATATTGCCGATGGCGATTATTCCAGTCAGGTAAAAATATATTCTAATGATGAATTGGGGCAATTAGGTCAAGCCTTTAATACCTTGTCGGTGCGCATTGAGCGTTCTCAGGAGGAGTCCGAGAGTGAGCAGCGGCGGCTGGACAGTGTCTTGTCGCACATGAGTGATGGGGTTCTAGCGACTGACCGTCACGGCAACGTCAGCGTTGTTAACCAGATGGCGCTCAACTTTTTAAATACAACCAAAGAAGCAATTATTAACAAGCCAATTGCGACAGTGTTGGGTCTAGAAGAGACCTCGCAGGATTTGATTTCTAATCAAAAGGGAATTGTCATCACGCTTAATCAGGGAACACGTGATGAAGTGATTTTACATGCTAGCTTCTCTTTGATTAAGCGGGTAACGGGCTTTGTGTCTGGTAGTGTTTGTGTTTTACATGATATTACCGAGCAGCAGAAGAATGAAAACTCACAAAAGCAGTTCGTATCTAACGTGTCGCATGAATTGCGGACACCATTGACGAGTCTGCACGCTTATATTGAAACTCTAAATGAGGGTGCGTGGAAGGATCCCGACGTTGCACCGCAATTTTTGCAGGTAACGCAAGAAGAAACGGAACGTATGATCCGCATGATTAATGAGCTGCTTAGCTTGTCGCGGATGGATCGCGGCGTGTCGAAGGTTGACTTTGAATGGGTTAACTTTAATGATTTTGTGGCCCATATTTTGGACAGGTTTGACATGATTGTTAAAACTGATACCAAAGAAGGCAAGAAGAAGTACACGATTAAGCGTGAACTGGGCACTCAAGCATTGTGGGTCGAGATTGATACCGATAAGATGGCGCAGGTAATCGACAATATTATGAATAATGCGATTAAATATTCGCCAGATGGTGGTACAATCACGGTTAAGTTGAAGCGGGAACAGAACCGCTTGCTCTTGAGTATCACTGACCAAGGACTGGGGATTCCGCGCGAGGACCTCAATAAAATCTTCGACCGCTTTTATCGAGTTGACAAGGCACGCTCGCGGGCTCAAGGCGGCACCGGTCTAGGCTTAGCAATTGCCAAAGAAATTGTGGTGGCCCATCATGGTCAAATTTGGGCCAGCAGCAGTGAAGGTAAGGGTTCTACCTTCCACATTGCCTTACCGTACGAGCCGATGAGTGAGGAGGATGATTGGGATGAAATTTAA
- the yycF gene encoding response regulator YycF has product MPKKILVVDDEKPISDIIKFNLTKEGFDVDTAYDGEEAVKKVDEYNPDLMILDLMLPKKDGLEVAREVRQTHDMPIIMVTAKDTEIDKVLGLEMGADDYVTKPFSNRELVARVKANLRRRDIVKKVESANQDTATKNITIGNLVIMPDAYIVEKDGKKIELTHREFELLYYLAQHMGQVMTREHLLQTVWGYDYFGDVRTVDVTVHRLREKIEDNPVQAQILLTRRGVGYYVKQQNEE; this is encoded by the coding sequence ATGCCAAAGAAGATTCTGGTTGTCGATGACGAAAAACCGATTTCCGATATAATCAAGTTTAACTTAACTAAGGAAGGATTCGATGTCGACACTGCTTATGATGGCGAAGAAGCCGTCAAGAAAGTTGATGAATACAATCCAGATTTAATGATTTTGGATCTGATGCTGCCAAAGAAGGATGGCTTGGAAGTTGCGCGTGAGGTTAGACAGACGCACGACATGCCAATTATCATGGTTACAGCCAAGGATACCGAAATTGACAAGGTTTTGGGCCTGGAAATGGGTGCCGATGATTACGTCACTAAGCCTTTTTCTAATCGGGAGCTGGTCGCTCGGGTTAAGGCTAATTTGCGGCGCCGTGATATTGTTAAAAAGGTTGAGAGTGCTAATCAAGACACGGCAACTAAAAATATCACGATTGGTAACTTAGTAATTATGCCAGATGCTTACATTGTTGAAAAAGATGGTAAAAAAATCGAATTAACCCACCGTGAATTTGAGCTGCTTTATTATTTAGCTCAACACATGGGTCAAGTAATGACAAGAGAGCATCTATTACAGACCGTCTGGGGTTATGATTATTTCGGCGACGTCCGGACCGTTGACGTAACGGTTCACCGGTTGCGCGAGAAGATCGAGGATAACCCAGTACAAGCGCAAATCCTATTGACGCGCCGCGGTGTCGGCTATTACGTCAAACAACAAAATGAAGAATAA
- a CDS encoding matrixin family metalloprotease produces MKNKRMKFYTILSLTLLVFLGAVPSNVSAKTKAITPYGWRFPEQHSTYVINKQSKYYKSIWKKATNAWTKAGFKWTKASSSKTHLLALTQKQDKTLIGLAGVDHMQYNTSNHLIVSNKVELNKTSLKKYNYTTQQKINVAEHELGHALGLKHNLKNSKSVMNPANRIYSIEKPDIRGMKKAYSKSIANLGDSISNNNIVSIDLPIKLNPRITHFHMNYSGKTHKLAISGNTYDISNLNIKYNKQTVKNYKVKKNGAKFKIVLPFKGYKDFTIYSGKHLIKTISASKYATDKPTILNAKRNKNSIELNILTKPGNIIKIWEHNKPIFSTISDIPEDNITLDTNENNNYDDLRLTQHERGKKTSKMIKLPKLDVGNKYQSIS; encoded by the coding sequence ATGAAAAACAAAAGAATGAAATTTTACACTATTTTATCATTAACTTTACTTGTATTTTTAGGCGCTGTCCCAAGTAATGTATCAGCTAAAACGAAAGCAATAACACCTTATGGTTGGAGATTTCCCGAACAACATTCAACCTATGTAATAAACAAGCAATCTAAGTACTACAAGTCTATATGGAAAAAAGCAACAAACGCTTGGACAAAAGCTGGTTTTAAATGGACAAAAGCTAGCTCATCAAAAACACACTTATTGGCACTCACTCAAAAACAAGATAAAACCTTAATAGGTCTGGCTGGTGTAGACCATATGCAATATAATACAAGTAATCACTTAATTGTCAGCAACAAAGTCGAACTCAACAAAACTTCACTAAAAAAATATAACTACACAACTCAACAAAAAATTAATGTGGCCGAACATGAATTAGGTCATGCATTAGGTTTAAAACATAATTTAAAAAATAGTAAATCTGTAATGAATCCAGCTAATAGGATTTATTCTATTGAAAAGCCTGATATCCGAGGAATGAAAAAAGCATATTCTAAATCTATAGCAAATCTAGGAGATTCAATTAGTAATAATAATATTGTATCTATTGATTTACCTATTAAATTAAATCCAAGAATCACTCATTTTCATATGAATTATTCTGGAAAAACTCATAAATTAGCTATTAGTGGGAATACTTATGATATTTCTAATTTAAATATCAAATACAATAAGCAGACTGTTAAAAATTATAAAGTGAAGAAAAACGGCGCTAAATTCAAAATAGTTTTACCATTCAAAGGATATAAAGACTTTACAATTTATAGTGGTAAGCATTTAATTAAAACAATCTCAGCATCAAAATATGCTACCGATAAACCAACTATACTTAATGCTAAAAGAAATAAAAATTCTATTGAATTAAATATTCTAACTAAACCTGGAAATATCATTAAAATTTGGGAACACAATAAACCCATATTTTCAACAATAAGTGATATTCCTGAAGACAATATCACTTTAGATACTAATGAAAACAATAATTATGACGATTTGAGATTAACTCAACACGAACGTGGTAAAAAAACCAGTAAAATGATAAAACTACCAAAATTAGATGTTGGCAATAAATATCAAAGTATCAGTTAA
- a CDS encoding glycosyltransferase, which translates to MNILFCGDHHAEDGILIATLSLLKNAGAKELHIYILTMYTQNYKKKFQPFSKHAADYLSSLLLQQNPQNTLKLIDCTGLFAKEPPLANMGTHFTPYAMLRLFADEIPQLPDKILYLDADVIVRRSLEHFYDQDLTDTEFIGVLDYWGRFFFHNLHEHTVFDYVNSGVLLLNMTKIKQTRLFARVRHLLQTKNVFMPDQSALNHFAQHKKIAPRRYNEQYKLKSDTVIQHFTTSFRFFPLFHTQTVKPWEVERVHQVLKLHEYDDILNRYLELKGNLDQN; encoded by the coding sequence ATGAATATACTTTTTTGCGGTGACCATCATGCCGAAGATGGAATTTTAATTGCCACATTATCATTATTAAAAAATGCTGGCGCTAAAGAGTTACATATTTATATTTTAACTATGTACACGCAAAATTATAAAAAGAAGTTTCAGCCCTTTTCCAAGCATGCCGCAGATTATCTCAGCTCGCTCTTGCTTCAGCAAAATCCCCAGAACACCCTAAAATTAATTGACTGTACGGGATTATTCGCTAAAGAACCGCCGCTGGCTAATATGGGGACGCACTTTACGCCCTACGCAATGCTGCGGCTATTTGCCGATGAAATTCCGCAATTGCCGGATAAGATTTTATACCTCGACGCTGACGTCATTGTGCGACGCAGTTTAGAGCACTTTTATGACCAAGACCTGACCGATACTGAATTTATTGGGGTGTTAGATTATTGGGGGCGGTTTTTCTTCCATAATCTGCACGAACATACCGTGTTTGACTATGTTAATTCCGGTGTCTTACTGCTAAATATGACCAAAATTAAGCAAACCCGGCTCTTTGCCCGTGTACGTCACTTATTACAAACGAAAAATGTTTTTATGCCTGACCAATCTGCCCTTAATCATTTCGCCCAACACAAAAAAATTGCGCCGCGGCGTTATAATGAGCAGTACAAATTAAAATCTGACACAGTCATCCAGCATTTCACTACCAGTTTCCGCTTTTTCCCACTGTTTCATACGCAAACAGTTAAGCCTTGGGAAGTTGAGCGGGTCCATCAGGTCCTGAAACTGCATGAATACGATGACATTTTGAACCGTTACCTAGAATTAAAGGGTAATCTAGATCAAAATTAA
- a CDS encoding DUF4097 family beta strand repeat-containing protein, with the protein MTQIIDDYIKNLTRELTDLSPEQQQATLAFYRDFLISGDFQAKEEIEKELGTPAELARDVCTDYQKITVAHSTISKSASDNYVRGFHVEKNPSRKRTIIPDKFTKIKLTLRNADVYIHSGKEFKVLITDYTSRPIKVKNDEQTLLISEQPPQKGKSLIVINWRTATSHIEIIVPSNCPLTTISGHSTNGNIILQNIKLQSITLQQDNGNTLFNDVILTQDLTLNSQNGNVQMIQVNIAATSLRSCNGDITCKRSACKQFIMQTLNGNANFTQCNLTLKLNSKNGDVKIERSQLTNNNIVSSTAGDLFLKQLAHDMNYHLSSKHGTIMYHKSSVGNKLSNTIGSNDTLRMASTDGDIIIY; encoded by the coding sequence ATGACGCAAATAATTGATGATTATATTAAAAATTTAACACGTGAATTAACAGATTTATCCCCCGAGCAGCAACAAGCTACCCTGGCGTTTTACCGTGACTTTTTAATCAGCGGCGATTTTCAAGCAAAAGAAGAAATCGAAAAAGAGCTTGGTACCCCCGCAGAATTAGCCCGCGACGTCTGCACTGACTACCAAAAAATCACAGTTGCTCATTCGACAATCTCAAAATCTGCTAGTGACAATTACGTGCGCGGATTTCATGTGGAAAAAAATCCTTCACGTAAACGAACAATTATTCCTGATAAATTCACCAAGATTAAGCTCACCTTGCGCAATGCAGATGTGTATATTCATTCCGGTAAGGAATTTAAAGTTTTAATCACAGATTATACCAGCAGACCGATTAAAGTTAAAAATGACGAGCAAACGCTACTCATCAGTGAGCAGCCTCCGCAAAAAGGCAAAAGCTTAATTGTGATTAATTGGCGAACAGCAACTAGTCACATTGAAATTATTGTCCCAAGTAACTGCCCGCTTACGACAATTAGCGGTCATAGCACCAACGGCAACATTATCTTGCAAAATATCAAGCTGCAGTCAATCACCCTGCAGCAGGACAACGGCAATACTTTATTCAATGATGTCATCCTTACTCAGGATTTAACCCTCAATTCCCAAAACGGTAACGTCCAAATGATCCAGGTTAACATCGCGGCCACATCATTGCGATCATGTAACGGCGATATTACCTGCAAGCGTAGTGCCTGCAAGCAATTTATCATGCAAACCTTAAACGGCAATGCCAATTTTACCCAGTGCAACTTAACGTTAAAGCTTAATTCCAAAAATGGCGACGTTAAAATTGAACGCAGTCAATTAACGAACAACAATATCGTTAGTTCAACTGCTGGCGACCTGTTCTTAAAGCAATTGGCACACGACATGAATTATCATCTATCGTCAAAACATGGCACGATTATGTACCATAAATCCAGCGTCGGCAACAAGCTGTCAAATACGATTGGCTCAAATGATACTTTACGAATGGCATCAACCGACGGAGATATTATTATTTACTAA
- a CDS encoding 1-acyl-sn-glycerol-3-phosphate acyltransferase, which produces MANLVSFIYLKLILKVQLVGKEKLTASQNQGQFIYANHTQAFGDVVMPLAVIPASDYYAIASQANWGIPILGKLVLPYFGLPVGHNLKEASKLISAITTLIAKQKTIVIYPEAHVWPYYTQIRPFSATSMHFPIKLNTPSYAMTTTYQQPKSGKQGKHPQIIVYLDGPFYPDPNLDNKHAQQKLHDQIVAAMQERAKLSNYDYCTYQKTN; this is translated from the coding sequence TTGGCAAATCTTGTTAGTTTTATTTATTTAAAATTAATACTTAAGGTTCAGCTAGTTGGCAAAGAAAAACTGACTGCCAGCCAAAATCAGGGACAATTTATTTACGCTAATCATACCCAAGCTTTCGGCGATGTCGTTATGCCGTTAGCAGTTATCCCAGCAAGTGACTACTATGCAATTGCTTCTCAAGCCAACTGGGGCATCCCCATCTTGGGTAAACTTGTCTTGCCCTATTTCGGCTTGCCTGTTGGGCATAACCTCAAAGAGGCAAGTAAATTAATTAGTGCAATTACTACACTAATTGCTAAACAAAAAACAATCGTTATTTATCCGGAAGCGCATGTTTGGCCCTACTACACACAAATTCGGCCCTTTTCAGCGACCAGCATGCATTTTCCTATCAAGCTCAATACGCCCAGCTACGCGATGACGACGACTTACCAGCAGCCAAAATCAGGCAAACAAGGCAAGCACCCGCAAATTATCGTTTATCTTGACGGACCCTTTTATCCAGACCCCAATCTAGATAACAAGCACGCCCAGCAAAAATTGCACGACCAAATTGTGGCGGCAATGCAAGAGCGGGCAAAATTGAGTAATTATGACTATTGTACCTATCAAAAAACAAATTAA